From Hoeflea sp. 108:
CAATGCCGGTTTTGTTTTTTGGAGGTCGCGCAATGCCGATCAAGATCCCGGATCAACTCCCCGCCCGCGAAGTGCTGGTGAAAGAGGGCGTGTCCATCATGGATGAGCAGACTGCTCTCCGCCAGGATATCCGCCCACTGCAGATCGGCCTGCTCAACCTCATGCCCAACAAGGTCAGGACAGAGACCCAGATCGCGCGCCTGATCGGCGCAAGCCCCCTGCAGGTCGAACTGACGCTGGTGCGTATCGGCACCCACAAGGCCAAAAACACCTCAGAGGACCACCTCATCGCCTTCTACCAGACCTGGGAAGAGGTGAAGGACCGCAAGTTCGACGGCTTCATCATCACCGGTGCGCCGGTTGAGCTGCTGCCGTTCGAGGAAGTGACCTACTGGGACGAGCTCAAGCAGATCATGGACTGGACCACGACCAACGTGCATTCGCCGTTCTTCATCTGCTGGGGAGCGATGGCGGCCGCATGGCATTTCCACCGTCTTCCCAAGCACACGCTGGAAGAAAAGGCGTTCGGCGTGTTCCGGCACAACAACAACGCGCCTGCCTCGCCTTATCTCGCCGGCTTCTCGGACGATTTCGCCATTCCCGTGTCGCGCTGGACCGAAGTCCGAGCAGCCGACATCCCGGAGGGCTCCGGCCTCGAGCTTTTGATGGAATCGGAAGACACCGGCCCGAGCCTCTTGGCCGAGGAAGCCGGCAACCGGCTCTACATGTTCAACCACATCGAATACGATTCGACCTCGCTCAAGGAAGAGTACGACCGCGACGTGGCCGCCGGCGTGACCATCGCCGTGCCGCACGAATATTACCCCGACAACGATCCGCAGCGCCGGCCGCTAAACCGCTGGCGCTCGCATGCCCACCTGCTGTTCGGTAACTGGATCAACCGGGTCTACCAGACCACGGCCTACGATCTGGAGAACATCGGCAAGGATCGCTAGCCGACCGCCTCACGGCCCCGCGCCCGGCATCCGGGCGCGGTCCCAAAGCGCCCTACCCGGCCTTTGCACGGTGCTCGTGAAAGGCGCAGGCGAGGATGCGCAGCGCTTCGCGCGAGCGGCGGTCGGTCAGTGTCGAGTGCAGCACGATCTCGGTCGCCGGCACCTCAGGCAGGCCGAACTTGCGGCTGACCTCGACGGTTCCGGGGGGCGCCAGGCGGCTGGGGAAGACTGCCGTGGCGAGCCCCGCCGAAACCGCCGCCGTGACCATCGAAGAGCCGCCGCCGACGAACACCTCGACCCAGGGAATGCCGGCGTCGTCGAGCGTGCGTGTCGCCAGGTCGCGAACGCCACACAGCCGCGACAGCGTCGCCAACCGGATCGGCTCACCCGGGCGATGATCGAACTCGGGCGTCGCGAACCAGCCGAAATGCTCAGGTCCCAACACCTCGCCGTCGCGGCGGTCGTCCTCGCGCCTGACGATCGCGGCGTCGAGCTTGCCACGGTCGAAGGCGTCGAGCAGCAGCGTTGAATTGTCGACCTGGACCTCGATGGTCAGCGCCGGATCGTGCTGGCTGAGGCGCGCGAGCAGCGTCGTCACCTCCGGTCCGGCGACATGGCCGGCAATGCCGAGCGTGAAGCGCCGCGCCGAGCACGACAGGCCTGCGACGGCATAGTCATGCGCGGCGAGGAAGGCACGCGCCGATTCGATGAACAACGCACCGTCTGCCGACAGCCTGACACGGCGCGGGGTGCGTTCGATCAGCTTGCGGCCGATGCGCTCCTCCAGCCGCTTGAGCTTGACGCTGACCGCCGCCTGGGTCGAGCCCATGGCGTCGGCGGCCCGCGTAAAGCTCTGGAGATCCGCGACCAAAACGAAGTTGCGCACGGCCTCGGCGTCGAGCCACAGCATCTCATCCATCCTGATTTGTTATCACTGATATAGGTTTGCATAGCATTTATGCATGTTCAAGCTTCGCCTATCTCAGCTGTTTCCAGATAACCAGCGGCACTGGGCCTCCTCCTCCCGACGCCGCCAGCCGGAGACACGGGATGAAGCTGACGAGTAGAGACAATCTGGCGCTTGGGGCGATCTGCCTGTCCGCGCTGATGTTCGGCCTTG
This genomic window contains:
- the metA gene encoding homoserine O-succinyltransferase gives rise to the protein MPIKIPDQLPAREVLVKEGVSIMDEQTALRQDIRPLQIGLLNLMPNKVRTETQIARLIGASPLQVELTLVRIGTHKAKNTSEDHLIAFYQTWEEVKDRKFDGFIITGAPVELLPFEEVTYWDELKQIMDWTTTNVHSPFFICWGAMAAAWHFHRLPKHTLEEKAFGVFRHNNNAPASPYLAGFSDDFAIPVSRWTEVRAADIPEGSGLELLMESEDTGPSLLAEEAGNRLYMFNHIEYDSTSLKEEYDRDVAAGVTIAVPHEYYPDNDPQRRPLNRWRSHAHLLFGNWINRVYQTTAYDLENIGKDR
- a CDS encoding LysR substrate-binding domain-containing protein, producing the protein MLWLDAEAVRNFVLVADLQSFTRAADAMGSTQAAVSVKLKRLEERIGRKLIERTPRRVRLSADGALFIESARAFLAAHDYAVAGLSCSARRFTLGIAGHVAGPEVTTLLARLSQHDPALTIEVQVDNSTLLLDAFDRGKLDAAIVRREDDRRDGEVLGPEHFGWFATPEFDHRPGEPIRLATLSRLCGVRDLATRTLDDAGIPWVEVFVGGGSSMVTAAVSAGLATAVFPSRLAPPGTVEVSRKFGLPEVPATEIVLHSTLTDRRSREALRILACAFHEHRAKAG